From Deltaproteobacteria bacterium:
CCAGGTATTAGCGAAGCCAAAGAGTATCACGCCGCACAAGAAGTTTAAGGCCGAGGCGTATGTTTTGACGAAAGAAGAAGGTGGTCGGCACACGGCATTTTTCAAGGGATATCGGCCGCAGTTTTATTTTAGGACAACCGACGTGACGGGAGTGGTGACATTGCCAGCAGGAGTAGAGATGGTAATGCCAGGTGATAACGTGACGATGGAAGTAGAATTGATCACCCCGATCGCGATGGAGAAAGAATTACGTTTTGCTATCCGTGAAGGTGGTCGCACCGTCGGTGCCGGCGTTATTACGGAGATTCTAGAATAGGATTCTATATGGCAGATGAATATCAGGGGCAGAAAATTCGAATCCGACTGAAGGCCTTTGATCATAGGTTACTTGATCAATCGACTTCTGAAATTGTTGAAACCGCTAAGCGAACCGGGGCGCGTATCGCAGGCCCAGTTCCTTTGCCAACCAATATCGAAAAATATACGGTGTTACGTTCACCTCACGTCGACAAAAAATCGCGAGAACAATTTGAAATTCGCACTCACAAACGACTTTTAGACATTTTAGAACCCACTCAACAAACCATCGATGCCCTGATGCGGCTTGATTTAGCCGCAGGGGTCGAAGTTGAAATTAAAATGGTTTAAGGAATAATGCCATGGCAAGTAAGACTAAATTAAAAATGGGACTGTTGGGAAAAAAGATTGGCATGTCGCAAGTCTTTTTAGATTCAGGAGATTGTGTCGGTGTGACCATTTTAGAAGTAGGGCCTTGTGTCGTGGTGCAAAAGAAAACCAGGGCTCACGATGGTTATGAGGCCATTCAAATTGGTTTTGGTGAAGCCGATGCCAATAAACTTAATCGTCCCAGCCGTGGCCACTTTGCTAAAAAGAATGTGAAGGCCTTTCGCCATTTAAAAGAGATTCGTTTAGCGTCGGTTGAGTCTTTCCAGCCCGGCCAAACCTTAGACATTAATCTGTTTAAAGTAGGCGATCGGGTGAACGTAACCGGCATCAGTAAGGGTAAGGGTTTCCAAGGGGTTATTAAACGCTGTGGTAAGGCGGGTGGGCCGGGAGCTCATGGCTCTCGCTTTCATCGCACGACAGGTTCGATTGGCCAGCGTACTTATCCGGCCAAAGTTTTTAAAAATATGGGCATGCCCGGGCATATGGGGGATGAAAGAGTAACCATTGAAAATTTAACCGTCTTGAAGGTTTTGCCCAAACAAAATTGGCTTTTTATTCAAGGTGCAGTGCCAGGTGGCAAAAATGCTTTAGTCGTTGTTAAAGCATTAGATAAAGATTTTGAGTCCCGAGCTAAAGTAGAAACCGCGCCTGCAGAAGCGGCTCCTCAAGCTTAAAGGTTTTATTATGACAATGCTTGATTTATTAAATCAAAGTGGAAAAAAAGTTGGGCAAGTCGAGCTCAATGAAAAAGTTTTTACGGGTCCGGTTAAAAAGGCCTTGCTTTACGATGTCATCAAAATGCAGTTGGCCAATCGTCGTAGAGGTAATCACGACACCCTAACACGTGGGCAGGTGAGTGGTTCTACCCGCAAGATTTATCGGCAAAAGGGTACGGGCAACGCGCGGCACGGTGATATTCGTGCCCCTATTTTTATAGGTGGTGGCCGTACCCACGGCCCTCATCCCCGAGATTACTCTTATCGCCTTACCGCTAAGGCGAGGCTTGAAGGGTTGAAGTCAGCCTTGCTTTTAAAGAAAAAAGAAAATGCCATTTTGGTGATCGATGATGTCCACTTTGATGCCTTTAAAACCAAGGCAGCTAAGAAAGTTTTAGACGATTTAAAAGTACAAAAAGTGCTGTTAGTATTGAACGAAAAAAATAATTTTGTGCAACGATCTTTTCGTAACTTAAAAAATGTAAAAGTTTTGTTAGCCGCGGGCTTAAATGTTTTTGATATTTGTAATTATGACCAGCTGGTGTTTACTCGTGCAGCCTTAGAAAATGTACAACAGAGATTATTATGATGTTAGATTTTTGGAAAATTATTAAGCGTCCGTTATTAACGGAAAAAAGCACTTTGCAAAAAGAAGTGCTCCATCA
This genomic window contains:
- the rplC gene encoding 50S ribosomal protein L3, with the protein product MASKTKLKMGLLGKKIGMSQVFLDSGDCVGVTILEVGPCVVVQKKTRAHDGYEAIQIGFGEADANKLNRPSRGHFAKKNVKAFRHLKEIRLASVESFQPGQTLDINLFKVGDRVNVTGISKGKGFQGVIKRCGKAGGPGAHGSRFHRTTGSIGQRTYPAKVFKNMGMPGHMGDERVTIENLTVLKVLPKQNWLFIQGAVPGGKNALVVVKALDKDFESRAKVETAPAEAAPQA
- the tuf gene encoding elongation factor Tu (EF-Tu; promotes GTP-dependent binding of aminoacyl-tRNA to the A-site of ribosomes during protein biosynthesis; when the tRNA anticodon matches the mRNA codon, GTP hydrolysis results; the inactive EF-Tu-GDP leaves the ribosome and release of GDP is promoted by elongation factor Ts; many prokaryotes have two copies of the gene encoding EF-Tu), which encodes QVLAKPKSITPHKKFKAEAYVLTKEEGGRHTAFFKGYRPQFYFRTTDVTGVVTLPAGVEMVMPGDNVTMEVELITPIAMEKELRFAIREGGRTVGAGVITEILE
- the rplD gene encoding 50S ribosomal protein L4, producing the protein MTMLDLLNQSGKKVGQVELNEKVFTGPVKKALLYDVIKMQLANRRRGNHDTLTRGQVSGSTRKIYRQKGTGNARHGDIRAPIFIGGGRTHGPHPRDYSYRLTAKARLEGLKSALLLKKKENAILVIDDVHFDAFKTKAAKKVLDDLKVQKVLLVLNEKNNFVQRSFRNLKNVKVLLAAGLNVFDICNYDQLVFTRAALENVQQRLL
- the rpsJ gene encoding 30S ribosomal protein S10; this encodes MADEYQGQKIRIRLKAFDHRLLDQSTSEIVETAKRTGARIAGPVPLPTNIEKYTVLRSPHVDKKSREQFEIRTHKRLLDILEPTQQTIDALMRLDLAAGVEVEIKMV